A portion of the Dethiosulfovibrio salsuginis genome contains these proteins:
- a CDS encoding DUF969 domain-containing protein — MIRLVGVLVVIVGLGLKLNPLLVVIVAGFSSGLAGGMGPYEILEAIGTAFVTNRYMSLFILTLPVIGLLERHGLREQAELFIMKLKGATAGRIMLLYMFFRQATSAVGLQLGGHPTFIRPIISPMAEGAVAKGRELPQSVLDEIRSMAAAVENYGNFFGQLIFIAAGGLLLIKGVMDQAGYSVDLLTMALYAVPTAVAAFAIATVRYTMFDARMKKLSLKGEEERR, encoded by the coding sequence ATGATAAGGTTGGTAGGTGTTTTGGTAGTGATAGTGGGGCTGGGGCTTAAGCTCAACCCGCTGTTGGTGGTTATCGTCGCTGGGTTCTCCTCCGGCCTGGCCGGTGGGATGGGGCCCTACGAGATCCTGGAGGCAATAGGGACCGCTTTCGTCACAAACCGGTATATGTCTCTGTTCATACTGACACTGCCGGTTATCGGTCTTCTGGAACGCCACGGTCTGAGGGAGCAGGCGGAGCTTTTCATAATGAAGCTCAAGGGCGCTACCGCCGGAAGGATAATGTTGCTCTACATGTTCTTCCGTCAGGCCACCAGCGCCGTCGGGCTACAGCTTGGAGGACACCCCACGTTTATACGGCCCATCATATCCCCCATGGCCGAGGGGGCGGTGGCTAAGGGAAGGGAGCTTCCTCAGTCCGTCCTTGACGAGATAAGGAGCATGGCGGCAGCGGTGGAGAACTACGGAAACTTCTTCGGTCAGCTTATCTTCATAGCCGCAGGGGGACTTTTGCTCATAAAGGGAGTCATGGACCAGGCTGGATACTCGGTAGATCTGTTGACCATGGCCCTCTACGCCGTCCCCACCGCTGTAGCGGCCTTCGCTATCGCCACGGTCAGATACACCATGTTCGACGCTAGGATGAAAAAACTGAGCCTCAAGGGAGAGGAGGAGCGGAGATGA
- a CDS encoding Crp/Fnr family transcriptional regulator — protein MPIGGSYYSDVFDEKKQNEMRAFFKEILAPKGTVKSYGRNDVIAPANHLDSFGIVVEGKVSKAMISVSGREKLLYFLRPGELFGEMNLMDGGSLNYVLYAKEPSSVSYVTRSILDEELCRNPDAYLYFIHSMTRKFRIVALQLANNVFNDSTGRVADALIRLSACSDTRDVDMTEGMITTALTQSELAYNVGCSRVTIARILKSFFDEGLLERDNKKIVIKNMEGLAKYTDRVQ, from the coding sequence GTGCCGATAGGTGGTTCCTATTACTCCGACGTGTTTGACGAGAAAAAACAAAACGAGATGAGAGCGTTCTTCAAGGAGATCCTGGCGCCGAAGGGAACGGTCAAGAGTTACGGCAGAAACGACGTTATAGCTCCGGCTAATCATCTGGACTCCTTCGGCATCGTGGTGGAGGGAAAGGTCTCCAAGGCCATGATAAGCGTCTCCGGCAGGGAAAAGCTACTTTACTTCCTGAGGCCTGGGGAGCTGTTTGGGGAGATGAACCTGATGGACGGAGGATCCCTAAACTACGTCCTCTACGCCAAGGAGCCGTCGTCTGTGTCCTACGTCACCAGGTCCATACTGGATGAGGAGCTGTGCAGAAACCCCGACGCCTACCTCTATTTTATACACAGCATGACCAGGAAGTTTCGCATAGTGGCTCTCCAGCTCGCAAACAACGTCTTCAACGATTCCACCGGCAGGGTTGCCGACGCCCTGATACGGCTTTCCGCCTGTTCCGACACCAGGGATGTCGATATGACAGAGGGAATGATAACCACGGCCCTAACCCAGAGCGAGCTGGCCTATAACGTCGGTTGTTCAAGGGTCACCATCGCCAGGATACTCAAGTCGTTTTTCGACGAGGGGCTGCTGGAGAGGGACAATAAAAAGATCGTCATAAAGAACATGGAGGGTTTAGCAAAGTATACCGACAGGGTCCAGTGA